Within the Dolichospermum compactum NIES-806 genome, the region CGGTGCAACCAGAAGGTAATTAGGTGGAATATATCAAGAAATTAAGGTGCGTTAATGTTAATGTAACGCACCCTACAAGATCAGCGATCGCACTAATCCAATATTAGCTATCGCAGTTAATCCCAGTTAAAGAAGCACAAAATAATGAATTTTAAGCGATCGCACTAACCCAATATTAGCGAACTGACAAGTCAGCGCTTACGCTATCGCAGTTAATCGCAGTTAAGGAAGCACATAGAGAACTCCGTAGGAATCGCTTTTCTCAAAGATGTTTAACGGACTCGTTAAACTTTACCTCACAGATGAGTTATGATCAATGTATTATTGCCTGTATGGAAGTTTAAACTATGCCACTCACTGAGTTAATTCCTCTGGTCAACAATTTGAGTCAGTCAGACAAATTATCACTCTTCAAACTCCTAGCCACACAAATCCCAGACGCTGAACTACGAGTTATCTTTTCTGCATCAGAGTACCCGATTTGGTCGCCATATCACGCAACGGAAGCTGCAAACATTCTAATGCAGATGATTCAGGATAACAAAGAGACATCAACTCATGCCTAGTACAGTTGAGTTTCCCTTTTCTGACGATGAAGCATTACCCACAATTCCTGTCATTCTGAGTTATGCAGACTCTTCTGTTTGTGTAAATGCACTGCTGGATACTGGGTCTACGGTCAATCTTTTACCTTATGACATTGGGTTGCAATTAGGTGCAATTTGGGATAAACAAACTGTCCGCTTACCATTGGCTGGAAATCTTGCAAGGGTTGAAGCACGGGGGTTATTTGTGCAAGTTCAAATTGGGAATCTTGAACCCGTTCGTCTAGCATTTGCCTGGGTAGAAGCCTCTCATGTACCCTTAATTCTTGGGCAAACGAACTTTTTTCGAGAATTTGATGTTTGTTTTGAGCGATCACAATGCACGATCAAAATTATCCGACGTGATCAGCGATCGCATTAACTCAATATTAGCGATTGCAGTTAATCACAGTTAAGGAAGCACAAGAAAATGGATTTTGAGCGATCGCATTAACTCAATATTAGCGATTGCAGTTAATCACAGTTAAGGAAGCACAAGAAAATGAATTTTGAGCGATCGCTTTTTTCAAAGATGTTTAACGGTGAATTTATAAGGTGCTTTACATTTCATTAACTACAGGATTGGCGAACTGCTTGCAGCAGCGCTTCGCTATCGCACTTGTGGTATTCCTCTATTGTTAGATAATTCAGTCAATATTCGTTTATTTTTGATTAGAATCCTAAAATATGGACATTTTCCATTTATTGACAAATCTTTTTCATCATTCCCTTTTCTGAATTTAATTATTTCAAACTGATCGGGATTGAATTTATGTAGAAATGTTATAGGTACACCCATAAATCCTTTGTAGTCTAATGGTATATCTTGTGTTTTATTAACATTAATACCATCATAGTTGTCATAATGGGGGTATTCAATTTCGTTT harbors:
- a CDS encoding retropepsin-like aspartic protease, encoding MPSTVEFPFSDDEALPTIPVILSYADSSVCVNALLDTGSTVNLLPYDIGLQLGAIWDKQTVRLPLAGNLARVEARGLFVQVQIGNLEPVRLAFAWVEASHVPLILGQTNFFREFDVCFERSQCTIKIIRRDQRSH